In Pedobacter sp. W3I1, one DNA window encodes the following:
- a CDS encoding RagB/SusD family nutrient uptake outer membrane protein, which yields MKKILIYTVGALLVVGNYGCKKFLNQVPDDRLTFDQMYEKKATVDRALANVYSTLPDQDQDRAPSVNGNIGPWTAASDEADYTLPNFSENVNTGAWDATSGQVNYHWQNFYRGIQAASSFMANVTKCTDCNLGGIDIVNRYYNEARALRAIYYYHLVRQYGPVVLLGNDPIASDAPLVEISKPRNSMDECIDYIVSELDATSARLPATPQASEDYGHITSSVADAYKIKALLTAARPLFNGNTDYAGLKNQDGKQLISQTASAAKWTRLATAAKAFLNNPNYSSYALYSVAATPAGLPNTAFNRAFIATRDVFLNGWNSEIIFGRGGDVTLYQYSLAPNHNGASGGDKGGSFLSPSQQLVDAFFTVNGLPIESDPAYTANGTSSYQAPDPNDQNATRAISNMFVNREPRFYADITYTGRKWINTSSNIITDFTNSGNAGKGAIANNDYTKTGYTSRKHLTVAGWTSGRTIFTTIRLAEIYLDYIEALQESNPSDPDILIYLNRIRTRAGIAPYGSGAGALPVPTDMRDAIRRERRVELAFELDRYFYTREWKIAETTDTQIKGLNIAQNAPGFYTPVVTENRVFQKKHYLWPIPNGEIQKVPVIVQNTGW from the coding sequence ATGAAAAAAATATTGATATATACAGTTGGCGCATTGCTGGTAGTAGGCAATTATGGCTGTAAGAAATTTTTAAATCAAGTACCTGATGATAGGCTTACTTTCGATCAGATGTACGAAAAAAAGGCTACTGTTGATCGTGCATTAGCAAATGTTTATTCTACACTCCCTGATCAGGATCAGGATCGTGCACCATCAGTAAATGGAAATATTGGCCCATGGACTGCTGCTTCTGATGAAGCAGATTATACCCTGCCCAATTTTAGTGAAAATGTAAATACAGGTGCATGGGATGCAACAAGCGGACAAGTAAACTACCACTGGCAAAACTTTTACCGTGGTATCCAGGCCGCAAGTTCCTTCATGGCAAATGTAACCAAGTGTACAGATTGTAATCTTGGAGGTATAGATATTGTTAACCGTTATTACAACGAGGCCAGGGCATTAAGAGCTATTTATTACTACCATTTGGTTAGGCAATATGGTCCGGTTGTTTTATTAGGAAATGATCCGATTGCATCTGACGCTCCATTAGTAGAAATAAGTAAACCACGTAACTCTATGGACGAATGTATTGATTACATTGTAAGTGAATTAGATGCTACAAGCGCACGTCTTCCTGCTACCCCACAAGCAAGTGAAGATTATGGACACATTACATCATCTGTTGCTGACGCCTATAAAATCAAAGCGTTGTTAACAGCTGCCCGCCCATTGTTTAACGGTAATACTGATTATGCGGGTCTTAAAAATCAGGATGGTAAACAATTGATCAGTCAAACAGCTAGTGCTGCAAAATGGACTAGATTGGCTACTGCTGCTAAAGCATTTTTAAATAACCCAAACTATTCTAGCTATGCGCTTTATAGTGTTGCCGCTACACCAGCTGGTTTACCAAATACGGCATTCAACAGAGCTTTTATCGCAACAAGGGATGTGTTTTTAAATGGTTGGAACTCTGAGATCATTTTCGGTAGAGGAGGTGATGTAACACTTTATCAATATTCATTAGCCCCTAATCATAACGGTGCTTCTGGTGGCGATAAAGGTGGCTCGTTCTTATCACCATCTCAACAATTGGTTGATGCATTCTTTACCGTAAATGGTTTACCTATCGAAAGCGATCCAGCTTATACTGCTAACGGAACATCAAGTTATCAGGCACCAGATCCAAACGATCAAAATGCGACAAGGGCAATTAGCAATATGTTTGTTAACCGTGAACCACGTTTTTATGCAGATATTACCTATACTGGTCGTAAATGGATTAACACATCTTCGAATATTATTACCGATTTTACCAATAGTGGTAATGCCGGTAAAGGAGCTATCGCGAATAACGATTATACCAAAACGGGTTACACTTCAAGAAAGCATTTGACGGTTGCAGGCTGGACATCTGGTAGAACTATTTTCACCACGATCAGATTGGCTGAGATTTATTTAGATTACATCGAGGCATTACAAGAGTCAAATCCTTCAGACCCTGATATCTTAATCTATCTAAACAGAATCCGTACCAGAGCAGGCATTGCACCTTATGGAAGTGGTGCTGGCGCATTACCTGTACCAACAGATATGAGAGATGCCATCCGTAGAGAGCGACGCGTAGAGTTGGCTTTCGAATTAGATCGTTATTTCTACACCAGAGAGTGGAAAATTGCAGAAACTACTGATACGCAGATTAAAGGTTTAAATATTGCCCAAAATGCACCAGGATTTTATACACCGGTTGTTACCGAAAATAGGGTTTTCCAAAAGAAACACTATTTGTGGCCTATACCAAATGGCGAAATTCAAAAAGTTCCTGTAATTGTACAAAATACAGGCTGGTAA
- a CDS encoding transcriptional regulator has translation MPIMLMEEYILNEDIKVMSITAESFPNGVLAAHQKLHALFPHDNQRRYFGISRPNEKREIIYKAAVEEIADGEAEKFGVETFTIRKGTFISELVPDFMKDVSQIGKTFEKLLDQPNIDPNGYCLEMYINETDVRLMVGIKK, from the coding sequence ATGCCGATAATGCTAATGGAAGAGTATATTTTAAATGAGGATATTAAAGTGATGAGCATTACTGCCGAATCTTTTCCCAACGGGGTTTTAGCTGCACACCAAAAACTTCATGCTTTGTTTCCGCACGATAACCAACGCAGGTATTTTGGGATAAGCAGGCCTAACGAAAAGCGGGAGATTATTTATAAGGCTGCCGTTGAAGAAATAGCAGATGGCGAAGCGGAGAAATTTGGTGTTGAAACCTTTACGATAAGAAAAGGAACATTTATTAGTGAGTTGGTTCCCGATTTTATGAAAGATGTGAGCCAGATTGGGAAGACCTTCGAAAAACTATTGGATCAGCCTAATATTGATCCAAACGGCTATTGCCTTGAAATGTATATAAATGAAACCGATGTGCGCTTAATGGTGGGCATCAAAAAATAA
- a CDS encoding GH92 family glycosyl hydrolase: MKRLFIALLSVAASTSFAQTIGKITDPVDWINPLMGTASKPSLSNGNTYPAIGLPWGMNMWTPQTGKSGDGWAYVYDADKIRGFKQTHQPSPWMNDYGAFSIMPVTGKLRFTDDDRASWFSHKAEVSKPYYYSVYLADADVTTEITPTERAAQFRFTFPRTDSAYVVVDAQNKGSYIKIIPAERKIIGYTTKYARGPLPKNFKNYFVIYFNKDFKLAKTWDDKKLNDKDLELTVDHAGAVIGFATQKGEQVIAKVASSFISFEQADLNLNRELANDGFDATKAKGRATWNKTLSKIAVEGGTIDQTRTFYSAMYRTLFFPNKLYEVDAQNQIVHWSPYNGQVLPGYMFAGTGFWDTFRALYPFLNLVYPSINKEMQQGLINDYKEGGWLPEWSSPGYANIMVGNNSASVVSDAYIKGLRGYDIETLWQALKHGANNEGPMEAVGRDGVKYYNELGYVPFDVKKNENAAKTLEYSYDDFTIYQLGRALGKPASEIDIYKKRAMNYKNLFDPASGLMRGKNQDGTFQSPFSPFKWGGAFTEGNSWHYTWSVFQDVDGLAKLMGGHSKFVTKLDSVFSMPPVFDESAYGGVIHEIREMQIANMGQYAHGNQPIQHMIYLYNYGGAPYKTQYWVRETMNRMYKATPDGYCGDEDNGQTSAWYVFSAMGFYPVTPAVDQYVLGAPLFKKVTITLENGKTVVINAAANSDNNRYVQSLQMNGKLYSKNWISHSGLQKGAVLNFNMTAMPNKTRGSNPADFPYSLSTEK, encoded by the coding sequence ATGAAAAGATTATTTATCGCCTTATTGAGTGTTGCGGCATCAACCAGCTTCGCGCAAACAATAGGCAAAATTACAGATCCGGTAGATTGGATAAACCCTTTAATGGGAACGGCATCCAAGCCATCACTATCTAACGGAAACACTTACCCGGCAATTGGTTTGCCCTGGGGAATGAACATGTGGACGCCACAAACGGGTAAAAGCGGCGATGGATGGGCCTATGTTTACGATGCTGATAAAATCCGTGGCTTTAAACAAACACATCAGCCTTCGCCATGGATGAATGATTATGGCGCTTTTTCCATTATGCCGGTTACTGGCAAATTAAGATTTACAGATGATGATCGTGCTAGTTGGTTCAGCCATAAAGCAGAGGTTTCCAAGCCATATTATTACAGTGTGTACTTAGCAGATGCTGATGTAACCACCGAAATTACCCCTACAGAACGTGCGGCGCAGTTTAGGTTTACTTTCCCTAGAACGGATAGTGCTTATGTGGTGGTAGATGCACAGAATAAAGGCTCTTACATTAAAATTATTCCGGCAGAAAGAAAAATTATTGGTTATACTACTAAATATGCCCGTGGTCCACTGCCTAAAAATTTCAAAAATTACTTTGTAATCTATTTCAATAAGGATTTCAAGCTGGCTAAAACCTGGGATGATAAAAAACTTAATGATAAGGATTTAGAATTAACTGTAGATCATGCCGGCGCTGTTATTGGTTTCGCCACACAAAAAGGCGAGCAGGTAATTGCAAAAGTGGCCTCTTCATTTATCAGTTTTGAGCAGGCCGATTTAAATCTAAATAGGGAACTGGCTAACGATGGTTTCGATGCCACAAAAGCAAAAGGCAGAGCAACCTGGAACAAAACATTAAGTAAAATTGCAGTTGAAGGTGGTACGATTGATCAAACCCGTACATTCTATTCGGCAATGTACCGTACCTTGTTCTTTCCTAATAAATTATATGAAGTTGATGCACAAAACCAGATTGTACACTGGAGTCCATACAACGGACAAGTTTTACCAGGATACATGTTTGCCGGAACAGGTTTCTGGGATACGTTTAGGGCATTATATCCTTTCTTAAACCTGGTTTATCCTTCAATCAATAAAGAAATGCAGCAAGGCTTAATCAACGATTATAAAGAAGGTGGTTGGTTACCCGAGTGGAGCAGCCCGGGTTATGCAAATATTATGGTGGGTAATAATTCTGCTTCGGTAGTTTCTGATGCTTATATTAAAGGTTTGCGTGGTTACGACATCGAAACGCTATGGCAGGCTTTAAAACATGGTGCAAACAACGAAGGTCCGATGGAAGCCGTTGGTCGCGATGGTGTTAAATATTACAATGAATTGGGCTATGTACCTTTCGATGTGAAAAAGAACGAAAATGCGGCTAAAACATTAGAGTATTCTTATGATGATTTTACCATTTATCAGTTGGGAAGAGCTTTAGGTAAACCAGCATCTGAGATTGATATCTACAAAAAAAGAGCCATGAATTATAAGAATCTTTTCGATCCGGCTTCGGGTTTAATGCGTGGGAAAAATCAGGATGGAACTTTCCAAAGCCCATTCAGCCCATTTAAATGGGGCGGCGCATTTACCGAAGGCAACAGCTGGCATTATACCTGGTCTGTTTTTCAGGATGTTGATGGTTTAGCCAAATTAATGGGCGGTCATAGTAAATTTGTAACCAAACTGGATTCGGTTTTCTCTATGCCTCCGGTATTTGATGAAAGTGCTTACGGCGGTGTAATTCATGAAATCCGCGAAATGCAGATTGCAAACATGGGCCAGTATGCACACGGTAACCAACCGATCCAACACATGATTTACCTGTACAACTACGGTGGTGCTCCTTATAAAACGCAATATTGGGTAAGAGAAACCATGAACAGAATGTACAAAGCTACACCTGATGGATATTGTGGTGACGAAGATAACGGACAAACTTCTGCCTGGTATGTTTTCTCGGCAATGGGCTTCTATCCGGTAACACCAGCGGTAGATCAGTATGTTTTAGGTGCTCCTTTGTTTAAAAAGGTAACCATTACTTTAGAAAATGGTAAAACTGTTGTAATTAATGCAGCAGCGAATAGCGATAACAACCGTTATGTTCAGTCATTGCAGATGAATGGTAAACTATATTCTAAAAACTGGATTAGCCATAGTGGTTTACAAAAAGGTGCAGTGTTAAATTTCAATATGACAGCGATGCCAAATAAAACCAGAGGTTCAAACCCAGCTGATTTCCCTTATTCGTTATCAACAGAAAAATAG
- the rpiA gene encoding ribose-5-phosphate isomerase RpiA, producing MATIDKTQQDAEKMAAALAAVKLVKDGDVVGLGTGSTTTFAIKELGKRVKEGLNITAAASSIRTEALAKSLGIEILDLGSLSKIDISIDGADEFTETLDLVKGGGGALFREKIIASLSKNAIIITDASKKVKKLGAFTVPIEVIPLAYQYVFDQINKLGGKGILRAIEGRTFITDNDNLIIDADFGLIDDPAKLSSDLNQINGLLAHGLFINITSKVIMSEGTDIIIFE from the coding sequence ATGGCTACTATAGATAAAACCCAACAAGATGCAGAAAAAATGGCGGCTGCCCTGGCTGCAGTAAAGCTTGTAAAAGATGGCGATGTTGTGGGCCTGGGCACAGGATCTACCACGACCTTTGCCATTAAAGAATTAGGCAAACGCGTAAAAGAAGGGCTTAATATTACAGCTGCAGCAAGTTCCATCCGAACAGAAGCACTCGCGAAATCATTGGGCATCGAAATTTTGGATCTCGGTAGTTTAAGCAAAATTGATATCAGTATCGATGGAGCTGATGAATTTACTGAAACACTCGATCTGGTTAAAGGAGGAGGCGGGGCGTTATTTAGAGAAAAGATAATTGCTTCACTCAGTAAAAATGCTATCATCATTACCGATGCTTCGAAAAAAGTTAAAAAGTTGGGTGCTTTTACTGTTCCCATTGAAGTAATACCATTGGCCTATCAATACGTATTCGATCAGATTAATAAACTTGGTGGAAAGGGTATATTGAGAGCTATAGAGGGTCGGACATTTATTACTGACAATGATAACCTGATTATCGACGCTGATTTCGGTCTTATTGATGATCCTGCAAAACTATCTTCTGATCTCAATCAGATTAACGGATTATTGGCCCATGGCTTATTCATTAACATCACTTCAAAAGTAATCATGAGCGAAGGGACAGACATTATCATTTTTGAATAA
- a CDS encoding VOC family protein: protein MASINSYLTFNGNCREAMTFYQDCLGGELILETIGESVMVDKMPNNMKRSIMHAVLTKDDLVIMATDMVGERGLIKGNSISIMLTCDSEEEAHSFYHKLSAGGKTSHPLQETFWGALFGDLTDRFGNNWLINYDKNR, encoded by the coding sequence TTGGCAAGTATAAATTCATATCTCACTTTTAACGGCAACTGCCGCGAAGCAATGACTTTTTATCAGGATTGTTTGGGGGGAGAGCTGATCCTGGAAACCATTGGAGAATCGGTTATGGTTGATAAAATGCCCAATAATATGAAGCGGAGTATTATGCATGCTGTTTTGACTAAAGATGATTTGGTGATTATGGCAACAGATATGGTAGGAGAACGTGGACTAATTAAGGGAAATTCGATTTCTATAATGCTGACTTGTGATTCGGAAGAAGAGGCCCATTCTTTTTACCATAAACTTTCAGCCGGCGGGAAGACCTCGCATCCGCTACAGGAAACATTTTGGGGAGCGCTTTTTGGCGATTTAACAGATCGCTTTGGAAATAATTGGTTAATTAATTACGATAAAAACAGATAA
- a CDS encoding DoxX family protein: protein MKKLKTWYWIATIIFALMMIMDGIGGITQQEAGKEVLKHLGYPMYLLIIVGIAKLLGAASILQNKFITIKEWAYAGFAINFIGAFASRAFVGDGISLLIPPLIALVIMFIPYILWKKLAPNVKIS from the coding sequence ATGAAGAAGCTAAAAACGTGGTATTGGATTGCCACCATTATTTTTGCATTAATGATGATTATGGATGGCATTGGAGGGATTACTCAACAGGAAGCAGGTAAAGAAGTGCTTAAACACCTTGGTTATCCGATGTATTTGCTTATTATCGTGGGCATTGCAAAACTGCTGGGAGCAGCATCCATCTTACAAAATAAATTTATAACCATTAAAGAATGGGCTTATGCAGGTTTTGCCATTAATTTTATTGGCGCCTTTGCCTCCAGAGCATTTGTTGGCGATGGTATATCGCTTTTAATCCCTCCGCTTATTGCCCTTGTAATTATGTTTATTCCGTATATTCTATGGAAGAAACTGGCACCAAATGTTAAAATTAGTTAA
- a CDS encoding GlxA family transcriptional regulator translates to MKHVSILIPETAVIEAIADPRYLFTAVNEFLQASGKLPLFKVELIGMTKEVRLNNSLFSVHVDKLLHEVEHTDLIFVPAISGNIGYAMEANQTLLPWIIKHHAKGAEVASLCMGAFLLAATGLLDGRKCSTHWLFANQFREMFPKVELVDGSIITDAQGLYSSGGANSYWNLLLYLVEKHTDRDTAILAAKYFAIDIDRESQLAFMMFQGQKGHEDAKIKKAQEFIDGNYQERITVDQLADMLALGRRSFERRFKSATKNTVIEYIQRVKIEAAKRSFESSRKNITEVMFDVGYTDTKSFRDVFKKITGLTPIEYRNKYHKAIPVLQV, encoded by the coding sequence ATGAAACATGTATCTATTTTAATTCCAGAGACTGCCGTGATCGAAGCCATTGCAGATCCCCGCTATCTATTTACCGCTGTTAACGAATTTTTACAGGCATCGGGCAAACTCCCGCTTTTTAAAGTTGAGCTTATAGGGATGACGAAAGAGGTGAGGTTAAATAACAGCCTTTTCTCCGTGCACGTCGATAAACTGTTACATGAGGTTGAGCATACCGATCTTATTTTTGTACCAGCCATTAGCGGTAATATAGGTTATGCGATGGAAGCTAACCAGACTCTGTTACCATGGATTATAAAACATCATGCTAAAGGTGCAGAAGTGGCCTCGCTCTGTATGGGTGCATTTCTACTGGCCGCAACCGGTTTATTAGATGGACGAAAATGTTCTACGCATTGGCTGTTTGCCAATCAGTTTAGAGAAATGTTCCCTAAAGTAGAATTGGTAGATGGCAGTATTATTACTGATGCACAGGGTTTATACTCTAGTGGTGGAGCAAACTCTTACTGGAACTTACTTTTATACCTGGTTGAAAAACATACAGATAGGGATACCGCCATTTTAGCAGCTAAATACTTCGCTATTGATATCGACCGCGAAAGCCAGCTGGCTTTTATGATGTTTCAAGGGCAAAAGGGCCACGAAGATGCAAAAATTAAAAAGGCGCAGGAATTCATTGATGGCAATTATCAGGAACGGATTACAGTAGACCAACTGGCAGATATGCTGGCATTGGGTAGAAGAAGTTTCGAGCGGAGATTTAAAAGTGCAACTAAAAATACAGTGATCGAGTATATTCAAAGGGTTAAAATTGAGGCTGCCAAGCGAAGTTTCGAATCGAGCAGAAAAAATATTACGGAGGTAATGTTTGATGTAGGTTATACAGATACAAAATCGTTTAGAGATGTTTTCAAAAAAATTACCGGCTTAACACCGATTGAGTACCGGAACAAATACCATAAAGCTATCCCTGTTTTACAGGTTTAA
- a CDS encoding DUF1080 domain-containing protein, with product MNISKTGFTAIFWLCGTLLAFGQRIDLKDLSAFKNPSNSWSLAQNVVADLNAENVLKTTKGEGILINQSTAKKAGSDLYTVNEYGDVAVELDYLTAKGTNSGIYLQGNYEIQIDDAWGLKNPSSSNNGGIYQRWDDSKPEAEKGFGGVAPRQNASKAPGLWQHIKIIFQAPKFDASGKKTQNAKIISAELNGVLIHENVELFGATRGAAGAEKAKGPLRLQGDHGSVAFRNIQITELSEIPKPNQNDGADPIYIEAASNNMIRSFVDVAPRVRSVHAISVGGPEKVAYSYDLDNGTLLQGWHGDFIDATPMWDGRGNGTSRALGSVTRFTKKPVLAISKLADDQAKWIADTAGTGFKTKGYVMDEQDRPEFKYIINGTTITDAVKIMENGQGLTREIAVDKPSKDLYFLLATASNIEEAGKGLYLIDDKAYYIQLGEGTAKPVIRNIDGKWEIIAAIGSKLNYTILF from the coding sequence ATGAACATCTCAAAGACGGGTTTTACAGCCATTTTCTGGCTTTGCGGAACCCTGTTGGCATTTGGCCAGCGTATTGATCTCAAAGATCTTTCAGCCTTTAAAAACCCTTCAAATTCATGGTCGTTGGCCCAAAATGTAGTGGCCGACCTGAACGCCGAAAATGTTTTAAAAACAACCAAAGGTGAAGGGATATTGATCAATCAATCTACAGCAAAAAAAGCCGGATCTGATTTATACACCGTAAACGAATATGGTGATGTAGCTGTAGAATTAGATTATCTAACTGCAAAAGGAACAAACTCTGGTATTTATCTTCAAGGTAATTACGAAATCCAGATTGATGATGCATGGGGCCTGAAAAACCCAAGTTCATCAAATAATGGTGGTATTTATCAACGCTGGGACGATAGTAAACCCGAAGCTGAGAAAGGATTTGGTGGTGTTGCACCCCGTCAAAACGCAAGCAAGGCACCAGGTTTATGGCAGCACATTAAAATTATTTTCCAGGCACCAAAATTTGATGCGTCAGGAAAGAAAACTCAAAATGCTAAAATCATCAGCGCAGAACTAAACGGTGTGCTGATTCATGAAAATGTTGAATTATTCGGCGCAACCAGAGGAGCTGCAGGTGCTGAAAAAGCAAAAGGACCTTTACGCTTACAAGGCGATCATGGTTCGGTAGCGTTCAGAAATATCCAAATTACCGAACTATCTGAAATTCCAAAACCAAACCAAAACGATGGTGCAGATCCAATCTATATTGAAGCCGCCAGCAACAACATGATCAGAAGTTTTGTTGATGTGGCACCAAGAGTACGTTCGGTACATGCCATTTCGGTAGGTGGACCAGAAAAAGTTGCTTATAGTTACGATTTGGATAATGGCACCTTATTACAGGGATGGCATGGCGATTTTATTGATGCTACACCCATGTGGGATGGCCGTGGAAACGGTACCTCACGTGCTTTGGGCAGTGTTACCCGTTTCACTAAAAAACCTGTTTTAGCCATTTCAAAGTTAGCAGACGACCAGGCTAAGTGGATTGCCGACACAGCTGGTACTGGTTTCAAAACCAAAGGTTATGTAATGGATGAACAAGACCGTCCGGAGTTTAAGTACATCATTAATGGAACAACCATTACCGATGCGGTTAAAATAATGGAAAATGGACAAGGTTTAACCAGAGAGATTGCTGTTGATAAACCATCAAAAGATTTGTATTTCCTTTTGGCTACTGCTTCAAACATTGAAGAAGCTGGCAAAGGTTTGTATTTAATTGATGATAAAGCGTATTACATACAGCTTGGTGAAGGGACCGCAAAACCGGTTATTAGGAATATTGATGGCAAATGGGAAATTATTGCAGCCATTGGAAGTAAGTTGAATTATACCATTTTGTTTTAA
- a CDS encoding basic secretory protein-like protein has product MIKKLLIFVSISFIGANTFAQNREREYKITINDKDSTTNAIVDAKLKIAFFQVYPKFAQADGYRTKRNVVLDLVTEETPTIQAKAGEIKVNSQWVKNKSQKKIQKEMFTALSKNWVSYSKEKHKGYELTFISKDPNLDPTVRKKLIATYFEIYPTLVKTFNDKSTHDVLFVVDTAYKAVAEASGNRILFSAGYMKAHPTDIDVVTHETMHIVQGYGYSAGPVWLTEGIADYVRYKYGVDNVGSKWSLPDYNEKQSYKNSYRITARFFAWLEQNVKPGLIATLDQQLRAHQYSEQSWAALTGKTVDQLWEDYSKEPQKISLAYSSKK; this is encoded by the coding sequence ATGATTAAGAAGTTATTAATATTCGTGTCAATATCCTTTATAGGCGCTAATACTTTCGCTCAAAATAGAGAAAGAGAATACAAAATTACCATCAATGATAAAGACAGCACAACCAATGCCATTGTAGATGCCAAACTTAAGATTGCTTTTTTTCAGGTTTATCCAAAATTTGCCCAGGCAGATGGATACCGTACCAAAAGAAATGTCGTGTTAGATTTGGTAACGGAAGAAACACCAACAATACAAGCCAAAGCCGGAGAAATTAAAGTAAACAGTCAATGGGTTAAAAACAAATCGCAAAAGAAAATTCAGAAGGAAATGTTTACTGCACTTTCAAAAAACTGGGTTTCTTACAGTAAAGAAAAACACAAGGGCTATGAATTAACATTTATCAGCAAAGATCCAAATTTAGATCCAACGGTAAGAAAGAAGTTAATTGCTACTTATTTCGAAATCTATCCAACCTTAGTTAAAACATTTAATGATAAATCTACGCACGATGTGTTATTTGTGGTGGATACAGCTTATAAAGCGGTGGCAGAAGCTAGCGGGAATAGAATTTTGTTTAGTGCTGGTTATATGAAAGCACATCCAACCGATATTGATGTAGTAACACACGAAACCATGCACATTGTTCAGGGCTATGGTTATAGCGCCGGACCGGTTTGGCTAACTGAAGGCATTGCCGATTATGTGCGCTATAAATATGGTGTTGATAATGTGGGCTCGAAATGGAGTTTGCCAGATTATAATGAAAAACAGAGTTATAAAAATAGCTACCGCATTACTGCAAGGTTTTTTGCCTGGTTAGAACAAAATGTTAAACCGGGCTTAATTGCTACTTTAGATCAACAATTAAGAGCGCACCAATACAGCGAGCAGTCCTGGGCAGCTCTAACCGGAAAAACTGTCGATCAGCTTTGGGAAGATTACAGTAAAGAACCCCAAAAAATAAGCCTTGCCTATAGCAGTAAAAAATAA
- a CDS encoding basic secretory protein-like protein, whose product MKKIVTFSIFVMLVSAFSAHLKAQEITKKSGYTLSFESNFKELDPQLKKRLIKTFFEVYPKLAKEYNPATIKEVKFFVDTAYKGVAATADGKVTFSSMWMIEHPEDIDVVTHEVMHIVQDYGRSVGPGWLTEGIADYARYKFGVDNAGAKWSLPALKPEHSYKNSYRITAGFFAWMEKSVKPGIIKTVDASLRDHTYTKDIWTKLTGKDLDALWADYVKNSEV is encoded by the coding sequence ATGAAAAAAATAGTTACTTTTTCGATTTTCGTAATGCTTGTTTCGGCTTTTTCAGCTCATTTAAAGGCACAGGAAATAACAAAGAAGAGTGGTTATACCTTATCTTTCGAGAGCAATTTTAAGGAATTAGACCCTCAATTGAAGAAACGATTAATTAAAACTTTTTTCGAAGTTTATCCAAAACTGGCCAAAGAGTATAATCCAGCTACCATAAAAGAAGTGAAATTTTTTGTAGATACGGCTTACAAAGGTGTGGCGGCAACTGCTGATGGCAAAGTAACCTTCAGTTCAATGTGGATGATAGAACATCCTGAAGATATAGATGTGGTTACCCACGAGGTGATGCACATTGTGCAAGACTATGGCCGAAGCGTTGGCCCGGGCTGGTTAACAGAAGGTATTGCCGATTATGCCCGTTATAAATTTGGTGTTGATAATGCCGGCGCTAAATGGTCGCTGCCTGCATTAAAACCAGAGCATAGCTATAAAAATAGTTACCGCATTACAGCAGGTTTTTTTGCCTGGATGGAGAAAAGTGTAAAGCCAGGTATTATTAAAACCGTTGATGCTTCTTTAAGAGACCATACTTATACCAAAGATATCTGGACAAAATTAACGGGTAAAGATTTAGATGCACTTTGGGCAGATTACGTTAAAAATTCGGAAGTTTAA